The Aspergillus luchuensis IFO 4308 DNA, chromosome 7, nearly complete sequence genome has a segment encoding these proteins:
- a CDS encoding uncharacterized protein (COG:S;~EggNog:ENOG410PPK6;~InterPro:IPR021589;~PFAM:PF11500;~antiSMASH:Cluster_7.5): protein MLGWITGQEDQVADNSRAGEPPETPAPVFAIRAFKSALFGTPGADDDESTHRTTTTAATTSAAVKTKNPSTNQLLNDHITLKPSSGNTGDAFKASKADLDLAVNAMASPTKSILVTPGTASNRRKTVSFGDGVVDNERKREDPFTKPNKTPTSSSNNFSSQWSANSSDGKFKPRSKLTQALMDSREKSKGTGLFSSQDLEPNPSSEGSRPSPTEDDNDDTINLNEPRSQSGKYWKAEFDSYRTKTTWEIKKLIQYRSAAKTYAKKKDEEASRLADKLREEEIKVSEMERHVTHLASTMVGESANADKEKLVQDLTKQTALALQYKHRVNSLRKLLERHGVVGNEVDDIAEQSESESSSEKATEELRKTQQALDEAKTKIDDMKLQQSDFTKLQDLARSSEQKACELQKENASLKQTLARVKQEMSKYEGRRKEKEAKLKQREAKLETRIQEYRERLKTASQQHRDHEEDLKESFNEERRRMQEQIDQLKIKLTAIESLPHTQVRARHTESPRKNYTGVHVFDFGQNSPQKDPEDDNTADIDEPPSPSPRAKERRSYPSRYTTTAGDLDLKRAMKAMGITDEDQLAYLGESLKPPKARYQNEHHDDEEPATIPPSSPPDYPHNHHHHPPPSTRPRPKQKSTNTNTYRSLYAPTNTTMTSLAHHLANNLDDSHHGRPRARRSPSKYSLDAVTALPDSHVLDRAKRRQSLAAVVPRDSIPMDRKLQAQARLKQRKEETRKGKENMRTYTNQALSVLEPIS, encoded by the exons ATGCTGGGGTGGATCACTGGGCAGGAAGACCAGGTCGCAG ACAACTCAAGGGCCGGAGAGCCACCCGAGACGCCCGCTCCCGTGTTTGCGATCCGCGCTTTCAAGAGCGCCTTGTTTGGTACCCCAGGtgccgatgacgacgaatCCACCCAccgtactactactactgctgctaccacttctgctgctgtgaagacgaagaatccaTCAACCAATCAGCTGCTGAATGATCACATCACGTTGAAACCATCCAGTGGAAACACAGGGGATGCTTTCAAGGCTTCCAAAGCCGACTTGGATCTGGCAGTGAACGCGATGGCATCGCCTACAAAAAGTATCCTCGTAACACCCGGAACCGCATCCAACCGTCGCAAAACCGTGTCGTTCGGCGACGGGGTCGTCGATAACGAGCGCAAGCGGGAAGACCCGTTCACGAAACCTAACAAAacccccacctcctcatccaacaacttctccagcCAGTGGTCGGCCAACTCTTCGGACGGAAAGTTCAAACCTCGCAGTAAACTGACGCAAGCCTTGATGGATTCGCGAGAGAAGTCCAAGGGCACGGGGCTCTTTTCGTCACAGGACCTCGAGCCCAACCCCTCATCCGAGGGGTCCAGACCATCGCCAACGGAAGATGACAACGACGATACCATCAACCTGAACGAGCCACGGTCGCAGTCGGGGAAATACTGGAAAGCCGAGTTCGATAGTTACCGGACGAAAACAACATGGGAAATCAAGAAGCTTATCCAGTACCGCTCAGCCGCCAAAACATatgccaagaagaaggatgaagaagcgtcGCGACTCGCCGATaagttgagggaggaggagatcaaggtctCAGAGATGGAGCGCCATGTTACCCACCTAGCATCGACCATGGTTGGCGAGAGCGCCAATGCCGATAAGGAGAAACTGGTGCAGGACCTCACCAAGCAGACCGCGTTGGCTCTGCAATACAAGCACCGCGTCAACTCACTACGCAAACTGCTGGAACGGCACGGCGTTGTAGGGAACGAAGTCGATGATATCGCTGAGCAATCTGAATCCGAAAGTTCTTCAGAGAAGGCTACGGAGGAGCTCCGCAAGACCCAGCAGGCTCTGGACGAAGCGAAGACCAAGATCGACGACATGAAGCTTCAGCAGTCCGACTTCACCAAACTGCAAGACCTCGCGCGCAGCTCTGAACAGAAAGCCTGCGAGCTACAGAAGGAGAACGCGTCTCTCAAGCAGACCCTAGCCCGGGTGAAGCAGGAGATGAGCAAATACGAAGGACGccggaaggagaaggaagctaAGCTGAAGCAACGCGAGGCCAAATTGGAAACGCGCATCCAGGAGTACCGCGAACGGTTGAAGACCGCATCTCAACAACATCGCGATCACGAGGAGGACCTGAAAGAGTCCTTCAACGAGGAACGCCGTCGCATGCAGGAGCAGATCGACCAGCTCAAGATCAAACTCACCGCGATCGAGAGCCTCCCACACACCCAGGTTCGAGCGCGCCATACCGAGAGCCCTCGCAAGAACTACACCGGTGTGCATGTCTTCGACTTCGGGCAGAACAGTCCCCAAAAAGACCCTGAAGACGACAACACCGCGGACATCGACGAGCCACCCAGTCCCAGCCCGCGTGCCAAAGAACGCCGCTCCTACCCATCCCgatacaccaccaccgccggcgACCTGGACCTCAAACGAGCCATGAAAGCCATGGGCATCACCGACGAAGACCAACTCGCCTACCTTGGCGAATCCCTCAAACCTCCCAAAGCCCGCTACCAAAACGAGCAtcacgatgacgaagaaCCAGCCACCATCccgccctcctctccacccgaCTACCCCCAtaatcatcaccaccaccctccaccctccacccgCCCGCGTCCCAAACAGaaatccaccaacaccaacacctaCCGCAGTCTCTACGCCCCAACCAACACAACCATGACCTCCCTCGCCCACCATCTCGCCAACAACCTCGACGACAGCCACCACGGCCGTCCCCGCGCGCGCCGCTCCCCCTCCAAATATAGCCTCGACGCAGTCACGGCCCTCCCGGACTCACACGTTCTTGACCGCGCCAAGCGCCGTCAAAGCCTCGCGGCCGTCGTACCCCGCGACTCCATCCCCATGGACCGGAAACTGCAGGCCCAAGCACGTCTCAAACAACGAAAAGAGGAAACccgaaagggaaaagagaatatGCGCACTTATACGAACCAAGCCTTATCGGTTCTTGAACCTATTTCTTAA